The window TCCACCGACTGCACAAATTGCGATTCAAATGTCCTACGTAGCATCAGATAACATTAAGGCATTAGTGCGGGGGAGCAATGAACTAAAACACTTCAAACCTGAGATTTTAGGTACAGTTGCATCTATCGGTGAAGGAGATGCGATTGGCGTTATTTTCGGTAAGAGGAAACTATTCGGTTGGACAGCTTCTGTAATGAAGAAAGTGATTGATAACCGTTACCTACTTAAGCTAGGTGGAGTTGGACTATTACTGAAAAAAGGTAAATTTAATATCTTTAAATAATTTGTACGATTAAGATAAAAGCAAAGGCGGTAAGTCTGCCTTTGCTTTTTTTGTATAGTATTATAAAATAGGCTTTGGACTGAAGTTGGAAGTTAGGGGGGAAATGCCTTGAATATATTGCATTTGTTTGTAGGGACGATTTTATATTTCGTCTTATTTTTTGGAATAGCCTTTTTACTTAATATGCTACTACGTCAAACATGGATTATGGCCTTTTTTTATCCCATTATCGTAATCGGCATCGTTGATAATTTTCCCTTTGGAAAATATTTTACGGATCCAGGTTGGGCATTCCCAGAGTTATGGTTACAAGTGGTAAGGCTAGAATTATTAGATATCGTCTTTTTAACAGCTGGTTTTGTCGGTACAATTGTATCCGGAATTGTGATCAAGACCCTTCGAGCAAACGGATATCAAATGTTCTAACATATTAATCTTTTTAAAAGCTTTATTGTGTAAAAAATGTATAAAAGCTATTATTAATGGACAGGATGACACCGAGAGAGGTGTTATCGATGGAGATTTTTAGGGCTGTAATTTACAGCATATTTATTATGGGGGCTGTCTTTACAACCTATTCTTCAATGTCCAACATAACCGCAAGTGACTTAAAAGTTTGGGTAGAAGAGAAAAAAACTACAGAAATTGAACACCCATCCATACAAGTAAACGAGTATAATCCGAAAGAGACGAACTTACAGCTAAAATCATTAAACACTGAAAATGTAGAAGCAAGATACGTATCTGGTGATGAAGTGGATTTGACATTAGAAGAATATATTGATGTATCCCAATATCCCTCCCAAAGGGTAGTAGCCACAGGATATACAGCTGGACCAGAATCAACTGGGAAGGGTCCAGACCACCCACAATACGGAATTACGTTTTCAGGGGTAGAGGTTCGACGTGATTTATACTCAACGATTGCAGCTGATTTAAACGTATTTCCAATAGGAACCATTCTGTTTATTCCAGGTTATGGATACGGAGTAGTTGCGGATAAAGGTGGTGCAATTAAAGGAAATAAAATTGACCTTTATTATGAAACGGTTGACGCTGTATACGAAGAATGGGGTAAGCAAGAAGTTGAGGTATACATTATCGAAAAAGGTAATGGGTCACTAACTACAGAAGTATTAGATGAATTAAATGAAGATGAAACAATGCAGGTTTTTCGTGAACAAATTCAAAAAGCTAAGGAATAATTGATGTTTATAGTGTTAGCACATGAATGGGTAATACATTCATGTGCTTTATTTTTGATCACTATAATTTTAACATTGAACGAAACTAAAGAAAAAACCACCTTTCAAAGTGGTTTTATTTTATGATCTAACTGTAGATGAC of the Salirhabdus salicampi genome contains:
- a CDS encoding 3D domain-containing protein, producing MEIFRAVIYSIFIMGAVFTTYSSMSNITASDLKVWVEEKKTTEIEHPSIQVNEYNPKETNLQLKSLNTENVEARYVSGDEVDLTLEEYIDVSQYPSQRVVATGYTAGPESTGKGPDHPQYGITFSGVEVRRDLYSTIAADLNVFPIGTILFIPGYGYGVVADKGGAIKGNKIDLYYETVDAVYEEWGKQEVEVYIIEKGNGSLTTEVLDELNEDETMQVFREQIQKAKE
- a CDS encoding YuiB family protein, with translation MLHLFVGTILYFVLFFGIAFLLNMLLRQTWIMAFFYPIIVIGIVDNFPFGKYFTDPGWAFPELWLQVVRLELLDIVFLTAGFVGTIVSGIVIKTLRANGYQMF